One genomic window of Salvia hispanica cultivar TCC Black 2014 unplaced genomic scaffold, UniMelb_Shisp_WGS_1.0 HiC_scaffold_482, whole genome shotgun sequence includes the following:
- the LOC125199395 gene encoding uncharacterized protein LOC125199395 yields the protein MDGKGKPPLSPRPIKAHRIAETMRSNRIFFDGNIYFFTELVRKTYKVKEKWSHEYDKSLAQLVLIKFRSSLSYKPKPLPRPPIYGSLDDSASIFASTVKVVFQVQGWWSYDYTNDLVQLAIIKLRSNKPVKPLAIKPLAVDVADKPVADKPVAVPLQQTQGISE from the coding sequence ATGGATGGGAAGGGAAAACCGCCCTTATCTCCAAGGCCAATTAAGGCACACAGAATTGCGGAAACGATGCGCTCTAATCGGATATTTTTCGATGGcaacatttatttctttacGGAGTTGGTGAGGAAAACGTATAAGGTGAAGGAAAAGTGGTCCCATGAATATGATAAGAGTCTGGCTCAACTTGTGTTAATCAAGTTTCGATCTAGCCTATCCTACAAGCCCAAACCCCTACCCAGGCCTCCCATCTATGGTTCTTTGGATGACTCAGCTAGTATTTTCGCCTCCACGGTCAAGGTTGTGTTCCAGGTGCAGGGCTGGTGGTCTTATGATTATACTAATGATCTTGTTCAATTAGCGATAATCAAGCTCAGATCCAATAAACCAGTTAAGCCACTTGCTATTAAGCCACTTGCTGTTGATGTTGCTGATAAGCCTGTTGCTGATAAGCCGGTTGCTGTTCCCCTTCAACAAACTCAAGGGATCTCTGAATAG
- the LOC125199400 gene encoding uncharacterized protein LOC125199400, with translation MPPICTLTIRKEDIICSHLTVSLSNPLSKNPLLCGENYLKICSFHNLSIEIGIPITIPTLTYLPTLSVGADSTETPTWTLVSNPEGGAGAVSVADVSGVSNPEGGDVADASLYSEAAALALKVKKFNGFQGEDPPQLYSLVGKKLIKQVKKMLEGVGGCGCRAVPETPGVR, from the exons ATGCCTCCCATATGTACATTAACTATAAG aaaagaggatATTATCTGCTCCCATTTAACCGTCTCTCTCTCAAACCCCCTCTCGAAAAATCCCTTACTATGCGGCGAGAACTATCTCAAGATCTGCAGTTTTCACAATCTTTCCATTGAAATCGG gATCCCGATCACGATCCCAACCCTGACCTATCTCCCAACCCTGTCGGTTGGAGCAGACTCTACGGAGACTCCAACTTGGACTCTAGTGAGTAACCCGGAGGGTGGGGCTGGGGCGGTGAGTGTGGCTGATGTGTCCGGTGTGAGTAACCCGGAGGGTGGGGATGTGGCTGATGCTTCGTTATATAGTGAAGCGGCGGCCTTGGCTCTCAAGGTGAAGAAATTTAATGGTTTCCAAGGTGAAGACCCACCACAACTCTATTCTCTGGTTGGCAAAAAATTGATCAAGCAAGTCAAAAAGATGCTGGAGGGAGTTGGAGGATGCGGCTGCAGAGCGGTCCCTGAAACGCCGGGAGTCAGATGA